A single Candidatus Dormiibacterota bacterium DNA region contains:
- a CDS encoding DHA2 family efflux MFS transporter permease subunit yields MRRRSPRTVHRPVPRPQRRATTASPQAAATPTADAPSAATGGSWLPGVVVVVVGSFMALMNASSVNVAISRIQGEFGGTSTQVQWISTGYTLVLGVVVPTSSWLSNRFGARRVYVIALLVFALGSALCGISWSLNSLILFRVVQALGGGLLPVLAQAMIYQMVPRARIGSAMGVYGLGIILGPAIGPTLGGWLVQDISWRLIFYVNLPIAVLGTVGVLAILPPFSAGPRRRFDLPGFLFIAAGLAGLLIASSEGSDPSFGWTSYRVLMLGAVGVLCLAVFVVIELSVEEPILDLRVFGGWVFSLSVALSGLLNMGLFAGSYYIPLFLQQGQGLNALQAGLTLLVPGLVVTAIMPLSGRLYDLVGARWPAAVGTLLVGAAAYLMHAISPQTMREPVILASCLRNAGVGLALIPVTTAGIASVPAAMVGQASAINNVVGRVASSLGLALLGSVLIGHQWQQLNNNGSLLPAVSPGFPQLTEIAAAGQRRILGVYAAVQNQSFSRGLDDVFLLTAGICAVGVLIALLLPSGSPSRRTSAAPR; encoded by the coding sequence GTGAGGCGGAGGTCGCCCCGCACCGTGCACCGCCCGGTGCCACGCCCGCAGCGGCGGGCGACGACGGCATCCCCGCAGGCGGCCGCCACGCCGACGGCGGACGCGCCCTCTGCGGCGACCGGCGGCAGCTGGCTGCCCGGCGTCGTGGTGGTCGTCGTCGGTTCGTTCATGGCGCTGATGAACGCCAGCAGCGTCAATGTCGCCATCTCGCGGATCCAGGGTGAGTTCGGCGGCACCTCGACCCAGGTTCAGTGGATCTCCACCGGCTACACCCTGGTGCTGGGAGTGGTGGTCCCCACCAGCAGCTGGCTCAGCAACCGCTTCGGTGCGCGGCGGGTCTACGTGATCGCGCTCCTGGTCTTCGCCCTTGGCTCGGCGCTCTGCGGCATCTCCTGGAGCCTCAACTCCCTCATCCTGTTCCGGGTGGTGCAGGCGTTGGGAGGCGGTCTGCTTCCCGTGCTCGCCCAGGCGATGATCTATCAGATGGTGCCCCGTGCCCGGATCGGGTCGGCGATGGGGGTGTACGGGCTGGGCATCATCCTGGGTCCCGCGATCGGCCCGACCCTCGGTGGCTGGCTCGTCCAGGACATCAGCTGGCGGCTCATCTTCTACGTCAACCTGCCCATCGCCGTGCTGGGGACCGTGGGAGTCCTCGCCATTCTTCCGCCGTTCTCCGCCGGACCCCGGCGGCGTTTCGACCTCCCCGGCTTCCTGTTCATCGCGGCCGGGCTGGCCGGCCTTCTCATCGCATCCTCCGAGGGCTCGGATCCGTCGTTCGGTTGGACCTCGTACCGCGTGCTCATGCTCGGCGCGGTCGGGGTACTCTGCCTGGCGGTGTTCGTGGTCATCGAGCTCTCCGTCGAGGAGCCCATCCTCGACCTCCGCGTCTTCGGTGGCTGGGTGTTCAGCCTCTCGGTGGCGCTCAGCGGTCTGCTCAACATGGGACTCTTCGCCGGGTCCTACTACATTCCCCTCTTCCTTCAGCAGGGGCAGGGCCTGAATGCGCTCCAGGCGGGGCTCACGCTGCTCGTGCCGGGGCTGGTGGTGACGGCGATCATGCCGCTGAGTGGCCGCCTCTACGATCTCGTCGGCGCGCGGTGGCCGGCCGCGGTCGGCACCCTGCTCGTCGGCGCCGCCGCCTACCTGATGCACGCGATCTCGCCGCAGACGATGCGGGAGCCCGTCATTCTCGCCAGTTGCCTCCGCAACGCGGGGGTCGGCCTCGCACTGATCCCGGTCACGACCGCCGGCATCGCGAGCGTCCCCGCCGCGATGGTCGGCCAGGCCAGCGCGATCAACAACGTCGTCGGACGGGTCGCCTCGTCGCTCGGACTGGCGCTGCTCGGATCGGTCCTCATCGGGCACCAGTGGCAGCAGCTCAACAACAACGGGTCGCTGCTTCCCGCGGTCTCGCCCGGGTTCCCTCAGCTCACCGAGATCGCCGCCGCGGGACAGAGGCGCATCCTGGGCGTCTACGCTGCGGTGCAGAACCAGAGCTTCAGCCGCGGCCTCGACGACGTCTTCCTGCTCACCGCCGGCATCTGTGCCGTTGGGGTGCTGATCGCGCTGCTCCTTCCGTCCGGCTCGCCGAGCCGGCGGACGAGCGCAGCACCTCGCTGA
- a CDS encoding response regulator transcription factor, producing the protein MIRIALIDDHEMVREGLRAMLQAEDDFEIVAESRSADDLGDLVERTRPDIILLDVRLPGIGGAEACRRLTRRHPEVKTIMLTVYTDDDLVVEAIRAGARGYIVKDIERFDLSRSIRAVHRGEAVIATTVVGPMLERIRGRGAAATTARPALSEPQMRILRLMSEGLSNGEIAARLHLSENTVKTHVQEIFRRLGVRNRVEAAMLANREGLL; encoded by the coding sequence ATGATCCGCATCGCTCTCATCGACGATCACGAGATGGTCCGTGAGGGTCTGCGCGCCATGCTCCAGGCGGAGGACGACTTCGAGATCGTCGCCGAGAGCCGGTCGGCGGACGACCTCGGCGACCTCGTGGAGCGCACCCGACCCGACATCATCCTGCTCGACGTCCGCCTGCCCGGCATCGGTGGCGCCGAGGCGTGCCGCCGCCTCACCCGCAGGCACCCCGAGGTCAAGACGATCATGCTCACCGTCTACACCGACGACGACCTCGTCGTCGAGGCGATCCGGGCCGGCGCCCGCGGCTACATCGTCAAGGATATCGAGCGCTTCGACCTCAGCCGGAGCATCCGCGCCGTCCACCGCGGCGAGGCGGTGATCGCGACCACGGTGGTCGGTCCGATGCTCGAGCGGATCCGCGGCAGGGGTGCGGCGGCGACCACGGCCCGCCCCGCGCTCAGCGAACCGCAGATGCGCATCCTGCGGCTGATGAGCGAGGGCCTCTCGAACGGAGAGATCGCCGCGCGCCTCCATCTCAGCGAGAACACCGTGAAGACGCACGTGCAGGAGATCTTCCGCAGGCTCGGGGTCCGCAACCGGGTCGAGGCGGCGATGCTCGCCAACCGCGAGGGCCTCCTCTGA
- a CDS encoding GAF domain-containing protein yields the protein MAENRAAGLPGEEPTLTDLGSQDYHEQIESLYWISVEIAALHELPAVYDRVLGYCLALTGSEFGFIGLADHRREHLEMVAVRGFEPDPGFFDRFRTMPLRPNVFSTAILEDRPVVSNDVPRDPHRVGQPRGHPPVRRFLGVPLRVGSEVIGMNGVANKPGGYHAGDEQLMSTFANQVAVAIDNARLYERQREMIDGLQQLHARLDGLEKDRLLAHERARIASGLHDHIGQSLFGTGLKLNALLGHDLDPPVRETVSEVQRQITTTAEELRQVVFQLSELRPNTDLHGAIGAMLRAAAREHGLDVDLSVSGVPAAGVEEVEDVLLSVAREALANVVKHAHAQRVHVSLTYADDHVDLAIQDDGEGASEEVLEGYGDSYLHYGLRNLRRRVEEIGGTFTCRNGDERGFLIRVHVPLRPEGE from the coding sequence ATGGCTGAGAACCGCGCCGCCGGCCTACCCGGAGAGGAGCCCACCCTGACCGACCTGGGCAGCCAGGACTACCACGAGCAGATCGAGTCGCTGTACTGGATCTCGGTCGAGATCGCGGCACTGCACGAGCTGCCCGCGGTGTACGACCGGGTCCTCGGTTACTGTCTGGCGCTGACCGGGTCCGAGTTCGGCTTCATCGGCCTGGCGGACCACCGGCGCGAGCATCTCGAGATGGTCGCGGTCAGGGGCTTCGAGCCGGACCCCGGGTTCTTCGACCGATTCCGGACGATGCCGCTGCGCCCGAACGTCTTCAGCACCGCCATCCTCGAGGACCGCCCCGTCGTCTCCAACGACGTGCCCCGGGATCCCCACCGGGTGGGGCAGCCTCGGGGACATCCACCGGTGCGCCGGTTCCTCGGCGTGCCGCTCCGGGTCGGGTCCGAGGTCATCGGGATGAACGGTGTCGCCAACAAGCCGGGCGGCTACCACGCCGGGGACGAGCAGCTGATGTCGACGTTCGCCAACCAGGTGGCGGTCGCCATCGACAACGCGCGTCTTTACGAGCGTCAGCGCGAGATGATCGACGGCCTGCAGCAGCTCCATGCGCGGCTCGACGGGCTGGAGAAGGATCGCCTCCTCGCCCACGAGCGTGCACGCATCGCCTCGGGCCTGCACGACCACATCGGCCAGAGCCTGTTCGGCACCGGGCTGAAGCTGAACGCACTATTGGGGCACGATCTCGATCCTCCCGTCCGCGAGACCGTCAGCGAGGTGCAACGCCAGATCACGACCACCGCGGAGGAGCTCCGCCAGGTCGTCTTCCAGCTCTCCGAGCTGCGCCCGAACACCGACCTCCACGGAGCGATCGGAGCCATGCTCCGCGCCGCCGCGCGCGAGCACGGGCTCGACGTGGACCTCAGCGTGAGTGGGGTGCCGGCGGCGGGCGTCGAGGAGGTGGAGGACGTCCTCCTCTCCGTGGCTCGGGAGGCGCTGGCCAACGTGGTCAAACACGCGCATGCCCAGCGGGTGCACGTCAGCCTGACCTACGCCGACGACCATGTCGACCTCGCCATCCAGGACGACGGCGAGGGAGCATCGGAGGAGGTCCTCGAGGGCTACGGTGACAGCTATCTCCACTACGGCCTGCGCAACCTGCGCCGTCGCGTCGAGGAGATCGGAGGGACCTTCACCTGTCGCAACGGCGACGAGCGCGGGTTTCTGATCAGGGTGCACGTCCCCCTGCGGCCGGAGGGCGAATGA
- a CDS encoding Crp/Fnr family transcriptional regulator — MTIEGELQGLRIGEPALGDEVWAELLAGAGVRRVPPRRRVLAPTSPPSVAVVVHGLVRVFMWTARRTPVTIGYARHGRLVGPGALLSSGKIAAEAVVTSTVALVPADHLRDTLLRRPQAAWTLVEWAQRWYAAALTTAIEGMSAPLSIRVARHLLDMSMLTPGDETIAPVTHQHLADAVGTAREVVTRALGEFREHGLVITRRRHVVLRNPQGMARFAAGQDPLLRDPD; from the coding sequence ATGACCATCGAAGGAGAGTTGCAGGGGCTCCGGATCGGCGAGCCCGCCCTGGGGGACGAGGTCTGGGCCGAGTTGCTCGCCGGCGCCGGCGTCCGCCGGGTCCCGCCGCGGAGGCGTGTCCTCGCGCCCACGTCCCCGCCCTCCGTCGCCGTCGTCGTGCACGGCCTCGTCCGGGTCTTCATGTGGACCGCGCGCCGCACCCCCGTGACCATCGGCTACGCGAGGCACGGCCGGCTGGTCGGCCCCGGTGCGCTGCTCTCGAGCGGCAAGATCGCCGCCGAGGCCGTGGTCACGAGCACCGTCGCCCTGGTGCCCGCCGACCATCTCCGCGACACCCTGCTCCGGCGTCCGCAGGCGGCGTGGACGCTGGTGGAGTGGGCGCAGCGCTGGTATGCAGCCGCGCTGACCACCGCGATCGAGGGCATGTCCGCGCCGCTCAGCATCCGCGTCGCCCGCCATCTCCTCGACATGTCGATGCTCACGCCCGGCGACGAAACCATCGCCCCGGTCACCCACCAGCACCTGGCCGACGCCGTCGGAACAGCGCGCGAGGTCGTCACCCGGGCTCTCGGCGAGTTCCGCGAGCATGGACTGGTGATCACGCGACGGAGACACGTCGTCCTCCGCAATCCGCAGGGAATGGCGCGTTTCGCGGCGGGACAGGACCCGCTGCTGCGGGACCCGGACTGA
- a CDS encoding aminoglycoside phosphotransferase family protein, with amino-acid sequence MTEPVPADLLEIADALVPGAPLEAARLAQGTFHYVVTIPGVAAVRIAKRAPASEAMGRRTERLRLLAASGLPFAVPEPLTPVTMFGERAAVAVSWIAGEGLAVGEGDPSAIGGLLEALRVVPITPELRAVLNTPHEYSGGPQWVELMIEAVIPRLPERWRDNARRRVEDVLALDPVPDALVHGDLCGGNVHWGADGTVIGVLDWDVAHAFDPAIDAMWMGWHGWRNVRGAVDSETYRRAGVWYRAFSVEPLAATFLDRYSPEHPLHLERYVRHLVDWLEEWGDWQLP; translated from the coding sequence ATGACCGAGCCCGTTCCTGCGGATCTGCTGGAGATCGCCGACGCCCTCGTCCCCGGCGCTCCGCTCGAGGCCGCCCGCCTTGCACAGGGCACGTTCCACTACGTCGTCACGATCCCGGGTGTCGCCGCGGTTCGGATCGCCAAGCGTGCGCCCGCCTCGGAGGCCATGGGCCGAAGGACCGAACGGCTGCGGTTGCTTGCAGCTTCCGGGCTGCCGTTCGCGGTTCCCGAGCCGCTCACGCCGGTGACGATGTTCGGCGAGCGGGCCGCAGTCGCCGTCTCGTGGATCGCCGGTGAGGGGCTCGCCGTGGGCGAAGGGGATCCGTCCGCCATCGGAGGTCTTCTCGAGGCTCTGCGGGTGGTTCCTATCACTCCGGAGCTGCGTGCGGTTCTCAACACACCGCACGAATACTCCGGCGGGCCGCAGTGGGTGGAGCTCATGATCGAAGCGGTCATCCCGCGCTTGCCGGAGAGGTGGCGCGACAATGCCCGGCGGCGCGTCGAGGACGTGCTCGCCCTGGACCCGGTCCCCGACGCACTGGTCCACGGCGACCTCTGCGGTGGAAACGTCCACTGGGGCGCGGACGGCACGGTGATCGGTGTCCTCGACTGGGATGTGGCCCACGCGTTCGACCCGGCGATCGACGCGATGTGGATGGGATGGCACGGCTGGAGGAACGTCCGCGGCGCCGTGGATTCCGAGACGTACCGACGCGCAGGCGTCTGGTATCGGGCGTTCAGCGTCGAGCCGCTCGCCGCGACGTTCCTGGATCGTTACTCGCCGGAACACCCGCTGCATCTCGAGCGATACGTGCGGCACCTCGTCGATTGGCTGGAGGAGTGGGGCGATTGGCAGTTGCCCTAG
- a CDS encoding helix-turn-helix domain-containing protein, producing the protein MPTPVKRPYDNSRRAAHSRLTRREVIDAATALFIEAGYPATTVDAISRAARTPPTTVYRLFGSKRGILAAVVDAALGGDDEPIAFVDRPRVRAALSEPDPRLFLDSFARHARELLERSADLQHTLATASSVDQEAAEMLTEIRRQRHAGQSRIAAGLAARRALSPEVEERHAADIVYLLMSPEVYRILTAERGWEADTYELWLARSLRLLLLDRQEAEAALPDQGAAQQEPSGQARGESLTDMCASAHAQDIAPGRCRQHLRR; encoded by the coding sequence ATGCCGACCCCTGTCAAGCGCCCCTACGACAACTCGCGCCGTGCAGCCCACTCACGGCTCACCCGCCGCGAGGTCATCGACGCAGCGACAGCGCTGTTCATCGAGGCGGGGTATCCGGCCACCACGGTCGATGCCATCTCGCGCGCGGCGAGGACGCCCCCCACCACCGTCTATCGTCTGTTCGGCTCGAAGCGGGGGATCCTTGCCGCTGTCGTCGATGCAGCGTTGGGTGGGGACGATGAGCCGATCGCGTTCGTCGACCGACCCCGAGTTCGCGCCGCGCTGTCTGAACCCGATCCGCGCCTATTCCTGGATTCGTTCGCCCGTCACGCGCGCGAGCTGCTCGAACGGTCAGCCGATCTGCAGCACACGCTCGCGACGGCTTCCAGCGTGGACCAGGAAGCCGCGGAGATGCTGACGGAGATTCGGCGTCAGCGGCATGCGGGGCAGTCTCGAATCGCCGCGGGCCTCGCAGCCCGACGCGCATTGTCCCCAGAAGTCGAGGAACGCCATGCCGCTGACATCGTGTACCTGCTGATGTCGCCGGAGGTATATCGGATCCTCACGGCCGAACGGGGCTGGGAGGCCGACACCTATGAGTTGTGGCTGGCACGCAGTTTGCGCCTGCTCCTCCTCGATCGCCAGGAGGCCGAGGCCGCGCTCCCCGACCAGGGGGCTGCTCAGCAGGAGCCGTCGGGCCAGGCTCGAGGTGAGTCGCTCACCGACATGTGTGCCAGCGCACATGCTCAAGATATAGCACCAGGTCGATGTCGCCAGCACCTGCGACGGTGA
- a CDS encoding FAD-dependent monooxygenase gives MNVTPLPGKSRARVLVVGAGPTGMVAAITLARYGIDVLLIEKRDDVSRLSRNLVISTRGMELMRAWGLEEAVRAGGTGVEPRAWVTSSLASREGQEMPLGYPTAEEAAAVSPSRATWVAQDHHEPILLAYLRTLPTAQVRFQTELVDLRQDGRAVHATVRDGASAATYDAEADYVIAADGARSAVREHLDLTLVGPDDLAEYHRVEFEGPLAAIAGERRYGLYVITDPGVAGVLAPRGLGDRWSLSREWKPGQPRFDDHSDEELQQLIARAAGQPGLASRIERVTSFAFAAQLADGYRRGRGFLVGDAAHRMTPRGGTGMNTGIQDAFDLAWKLAWVLRGWVSEDLLDSYEAERRPVAQHNVSRAGEPGGARRATDQALPWDLNGRIAHHWVRQAAGTVSTLDLIGDGLTALAGPAEARWTDPAGATTCPVTVRVLDMMSTEALGLAPGGALLVRPDGHEICRWPTYEGTDWPRRGLAALCTQPSSAPQNNPQHPGGCTPCPSKRSGRPAPRR, from the coding sequence GTGAACGTAACTCCACTACCAGGAAAGTCGAGGGCCCGAGTCCTGGTCGTGGGGGCGGGGCCGACCGGAATGGTCGCCGCCATCACGCTCGCCCGGTACGGCATCGACGTGCTGCTCATCGAGAAGCGAGACGACGTGTCGAGACTCTCGAGGAACCTCGTGATCAGCACACGAGGTATGGAGCTCATGCGCGCATGGGGTCTCGAGGAGGCGGTCAGGGCGGGCGGAACCGGCGTCGAACCGCGCGCGTGGGTCACGTCCAGTCTCGCCTCACGGGAGGGACAGGAGATGCCCCTCGGCTATCCCACGGCCGAGGAAGCGGCTGCGGTGAGCCCCAGCCGGGCGACGTGGGTTGCGCAGGACCACCACGAGCCGATCCTGCTCGCGTACCTCAGGACGCTGCCCACTGCCCAGGTCAGGTTTCAGACCGAGCTCGTTGACCTGCGTCAGGACGGGCGGGCAGTGCATGCCACCGTCCGGGATGGGGCGTCAGCGGCCACCTACGACGCAGAGGCCGACTACGTCATCGCGGCCGACGGAGCACGGAGTGCGGTGAGAGAGCATCTCGACCTGACACTCGTCGGACCCGACGATCTGGCCGAGTACCACCGGGTCGAGTTCGAAGGGCCGCTCGCCGCCATCGCGGGCGAGCGCCGCTACGGGTTGTACGTCATCACCGATCCAGGGGTGGCTGGTGTCCTCGCACCACGGGGGCTCGGAGATCGATGGAGTCTCTCGCGCGAGTGGAAGCCCGGGCAGCCACGCTTCGACGACCACTCCGATGAGGAGCTTCAGCAACTCATCGCCCGCGCCGCCGGCCAACCAGGCCTCGCATCACGAATCGAGCGGGTCACGAGCTTTGCCTTCGCGGCACAGCTCGCCGATGGATATCGACGAGGCCGCGGGTTTCTGGTGGGCGATGCCGCGCACCGCATGACACCACGAGGCGGCACTGGCATGAACACCGGGATTCAGGACGCCTTCGACCTGGCCTGGAAGCTCGCATGGGTGCTACGGGGCTGGGTGTCGGAGGACCTGCTCGATTCCTATGAGGCCGAGCGCCGTCCCGTCGCGCAGCACAACGTCAGCCGAGCGGGCGAGCCGGGTGGCGCGCGTCGCGCAACCGACCAGGCGCTGCCGTGGGATCTCAACGGCCGCATCGCCCACCACTGGGTTCGCCAGGCGGCTGGAACAGTGTCCACGCTCGACCTCATAGGGGATGGGCTGACAGCGCTGGCCGGGCCGGCGGAAGCCCGCTGGACGGATCCCGCGGGCGCAACCACATGTCCGGTGACTGTGCGCGTGCTCGACATGATGTCGACGGAGGCGCTGGGGCTTGCACCAGGTGGCGCGCTTCTTGTACGGCCGGACGGGCACGAGATTTGCCGGTGGCCGACATACGAGGGAACCGACTGGCCACGCAGGGGTCTTGCTGCTCTCTGCACCCAACCCTCCTCGGCACCCCAGAACAACCCCCAGCACCCAGGAGGCTGTACCCCATGCCCAAGCAAGCGGTCCGGCCGACCCGCACCCAGGCGGTGA